A region of the Mesoterricola sediminis genome:
CAGCCGAGGTTGCGGTACTTCTCGCAGACGGCCTGGGCGACCTTGACGGTGTCGTCCGTGGAGTCGTCGAGCATCTGGATCTCGAGCTTCTCCTTGGGCCAGTCCATGCGGACGACGTAGTCCATGAGGCGTTCGACCACGTTCATCTCGTTGAAGACGGCAAGCTGGACGGTGACCATGGGCTCGAAGCTGCGGTCGCCGGCGGGCTGGGGGGGCTGATGCTTGTGGCGGAAATAGAGGATCAGCATCCACAGCCGATGAGCACCGTAGATGCTCAGGATCGTGAGGATGGTGAAGTAGGTGGCCAGGGTCGCCGTCTTGAGCACTTCCATCTCTGTATCCTTCTCCAAGCGGGCTTGCCCAAGGCGCAAGCGATGCTTTATCCTGCCAGTCTGCCAGGAAAGATCAATAAATCCATAGGTATTTCACCCTTTTTTCGTCACAATTGAGCCACAATAACTGCATTGCCTGGACCTTCCTGCATGGCCGAAGTCGAAAATTTCCCTAACCAGATCGGACGCTACGAGATCAAGGGGCTGCTCGGCGCCGGGGCCATGGGGGCGGTGTATCTGGCGGAAGATCCCCGGATCAAGCGCAAGCTGGCGATCAAGGTGGTGAAACTCAACGCCATCGGCAGCGAGCAGGAGCGGAAGGAGTTCCTGGCCCGCTTCCAGCGCGAGGCGGAGGTCTCCGGGGTGCTGAACGACCCGGGCATCGTCACCATCTACGATGTGGGCGACAGCGAGCTCGGGCCCTTCCTGGCCATGGAGTACGTCCAGGGGCAGACCCTGGACGCCCTCATGAAGGGCGGAACCCCGCTGGGGCTGAGGGAGAAGCTGACCATCGCCGCGGGCATCGCGGCCGCCCTCGACCACGCCCATGACAAGGGCATCGTCCACCGGGACGTCAAGCCCGGCAACGTGATGATCACCGAGGACCTCAAGCCCAAGCTCATGGACTTCGGCATCGCCAAGCGCGAGGACGCGAGCCTCACCCAGACCGGCACCTTCCTGGGGACGCCCAGCTACGCCAGCCCCGAGCAGATCCGGGAGGGCACGGCCCAGGCGGCCTCCGACGTCTTCAGCTTCGGGGTCCTCACCTTCGAGCTGCTCAGCGGCAGCCTCCCGTTCCCCGGCACCAGCATCAACACCATCCTCTACCGGATCGTCAACGAGGCCCCCGTGGAGATCAAGCCCCCGGTGGAGGGCCTCCTGCCCGAGGCCTGGGACCGGGTCTTCGCCAAGGTCCTGGCCAAGGATCCCGCCGACCGCCACGCCTCCTGCTCCGCCTTCGTGCGCGACCTGCTGGAGGGGGCCAGGGACCTGGGCCGGACCGACCGGATGCGCCTCCTGGGCGGGCTCAAGCCCGACCAGGCCGGGACGCAGCGGCGGGTGCTCCCCCCCCTGGAGGCCGGCGAGGACCATCCGGAGATCCGGTCGGTGGTCGCGGCGCCCCGGGGCCGGGCCGGGCGGTACCTCGCGGCGGCCGGGGCCCTGGTGCTCCTCCTCGCCGCCGGCGGCTATGCGCTGACCCGCAGGAGCGGCAGCGTCCAGGTGGCCCTGGAGACCACGCCAGCGGGCGTCCGGGCCATCGTTTCCGGCAAGGAGGCCGGGGTGACCCCCCTCCCGCTGACCCTCCGGAACGGGGAGGTGGTGCGACTGGAGAAGAAGGGCTACAAGCCTCTCGACTGGCGCTTCCAGGGGGACGCGACCCCCCGGCTCAGCCTGGAGCCGGTCCGGACCTCCGAGACGATCCGCACCTACCCGGAAGGCGCGACCGTGGTCCTGGACACCGTGAAGCTGGAAGGCACGACCCCCCTGACGATCCCGGACTGGGACCAGTCTGTGAAGCACGACCTGACCTGCACCAAGGGGGACCTGGGCCTGGCCACCACGTTCAACGAGGGGGAGGCCCCGGGCTCCCAGGTCTTCACCCTCGCGCCGGCCTCCCAGATGCGCGCCACGGCCGTGGCGCCCTCGGTGGACCTGAAGGCTCCAGGCACCCTGCGCTTCTCGGCCCCCTATCCCGTCCGCGTCAAGGTGGACGGCAAGGACCTGGGCGAGGTGCGCGAGGGCGGATCCCTCAGCGTCCCCCCCGGGAGCCACCGGCTGGAGCTGAGCAACCCCCGCGTCTTCCTGCGGGAGTCCGTGACGGTCACCCTCAGCCCCGGCCAGCCCACCTCGGTGGGGCTGCCGGGCCTGTGCAGCCTCACGGTCAACACCTTCCCCAATTCGGGGGCGGTGATCATCGACGGGATCCCCACCTCGGTCGAGAGCGACGGCGCCACCCCCATCCAGGTGGTGAAGGGCCGGCACACGGTGAACGTCCAGGGCCGCAGCGGCGGGAACCAGACGGTGGACCTCACCGCCGACTACAAGTTGAACATGCGATATTGAGCGCCCGATGGTAGTTTCGTGGAATGGAGATGTCCGCACCGACCCCTGAACCGATGCCCCGGGACGAGGAGACCCCCAGCCCCCAGGGGCCGTGGCGCTACCTGGCCGGCGCCGTCCGGGGCGGGCTGTCCGGGTGGACCCTCCAGTTCCTCGGCGCCTGGCTCTGCTTCCATGTGCTGACGAGCGCCTTCTGGGCCCTCCACCTCCAGCGCCTGGCGGGAGCGAGCGGCCTGCCCGCCTACTGGGGCGAGCTGGTGACGGCCCGGGACCTCTGGGAACTGTTCGAGAACGGCGGGCTCAAGGACCACCTCCTGGGCTTCGGCGCCCCCGCCGCGGCCGTCCTGGCTTTCGCTTGGTCGCTTTGGGCCGGCTGGAAGCTCCAGGCCAGGGCCGCCGGGGTTCCCGCCACCTTCCGCGCCTGGATCTGGGGGTTCGCGGACGCCCTCCTGATCGGGGCCCTGCCCGTGGGCTGTCTGGCCTGGCTCGTCCTTGCCTGCCTGTCGGGCTTGGCCTCCACCGGCATCCAGGGCCTCGGCTGGCTCGACTGGATCGGCGGCACGATCCTTCGGCTCGCCTTCCTCTCCACCTTCTTCCTCCAGGCCTGGATCTGCCGGCTGGGCCGGGCCGGCCACGCCACCTGGGGGATGGGCTCCTGGGAGGCCCTGCGCGGCCACCTGGTCCGGAGCTTCCTGCGCCTGTGGACCCACCCCATCCAGTGGCCCGCCCTCGTCGTGGCGGGTTCCGCGGTCCGGGCTGGCCTGCCCTTCCTGGTGGTGATCCTGGGCTGGCGCATGGGCGGCGGGACGCCTGGTCGTGTGGTCCTCCTCCTCCTCCTTCAGGCGGCCGCCGTGCTCGCCTCCGCCTGGCTCATGACCTGGTTCCTCCGCGTCACGGCCCTCTACTGGCGCAACGACGCCCGGGTCCGGGCGGCGATCCGGGAGCTGGAATCCGGGGCGCGGAGCTGACCATGCCCCACACGCTGCTCGAATACACGGCCAACGTGGCCGAATCCCCCGACCTCCAGGCTTTCTGGGAGCGCCTCCACCGCCACCTCGAGGCGACGGCCCCCTGCCGGATCCAGGACATCAAGAGCCGCGCCCGGCGCTGCGAGGACTTCCGCATGGGCGCCGGCGGCGGCCACGCCTTCGTGCACCTGACCATCCAGCTCATGGAGGGGCGCACGCCCGAGACCCTGGCCCAGGTGGGGCAGGGGGCCCTGGCCCTCCTCCGGGAGGCCTTCCCGCGCACCCTGGCGGAGCGGGAGGCGGACCTCACCGTGGAGATCCGCGGCATGCGGAAGGACAGCTACTTCAAGACCACCTCCGTGAAGGCCCCGTGACGTTCCCGCATTCCTCCTTCAGCATCGGCCCCCATGTCATCCAGCCGCCCCTGGTCATGGCCCCCCTCCACGAGATCACGGACCAGCCCTTCCGGCGCATGATCCGCCAGGTGGGCGGGGTCGGCCTCACCGTCTCGGAGATGATCAGCAGCGAGGCCCTCATCCGGCATGCCCGGAAGGCGGAGCGCATGATGGCCGGGGAGGGGGAGCGGCCCTTCGCCATGCAACTGGCGGGGAGCGTCCCCGAGCATCTGGGCGAGGCCGCGGCCCTGGCCCAGGCCGCCGGCGCCGACATCGTGGACATCAACATGGGCTGTCCGGCCAGCAACGTGACCCGGGGCGGGGCGGGCTCGGCCCTCCTGCGCGACATCCGGCTCGCCGAGGCGGTGGTGAAGGCGGTCGTGAAGGCCGTGGACGTGCCCGTGACCGTCAAGATGCGGGCCGGCTGGGACAACAGCCAGAAGGAGCGGGCCGACTACCTGGACTTCCTCCGCATGTTCGAGGCCAACGGGGTCCGCGCCCTGGCCATCCACCCCCGCACCCGGGCCCAGCAGTACGAAGGCCACGCGGACTGGAGCCTCATCGCCCGGGCCGTGGAGGCCGGCACGGCCTTCCCCATCATCGGCAACGGCGACGTGAACACCCCCGAGGACGCCTTCCGCATGGTGGCCGAGACCGGATGCCACGGCGTGATGGTCGGGCGCGCCGCGCTCACCAACCCCTGGATCTTCCGGCAGATCCTGGAGCCCGGCCTCCAGGTGACCGAACTCCAGCGCATCGAGCTCTGCCTGGATTTCATGCGCCTCCTCCAGGACCTGCTCGAGCCCCGGGAGGCCCTGCACAAGATGAAGAAGATCGGCGGCTGGTTCACCAAGGGCATCCCCGGAGGGAGCGCCTTCCGCCAGAACCTCCACGAGATCTCCGCCCCCGAGGAGATCCTGGAGAAGCTCGAGGCGCTGCGGTCCCGGGCCCGGTAGGGGTGCCGCCCCCGTGGTAGAGTCGGAGCTTCCGACCCTCTTCCTGGATGTGCCGTGGCCCCTCTCCGCCTGTCCCTGCTGCTGCTCCTGCTTCCCCTGGCCTGCAAGGGCCCGGACGGTTCCGGCTATGGCCGGGCGCCCATCGCGCCGCCGGACGCGGTTCGGCTGGCCGCGAAGTCCCCGGACGGGGTGAAGGGGGTGTTCGAGGTGACGATCCTGCGGGCCGAGGCCACCCGGGGCATGGTGTATCTCAATTCCGAGGCGGACTACCGGGACCCGCGCTGCCTGACCGTGGCGGTGACCCCGTCCGTCGCCGGGACGCTCATGGCCCGCCTGGGGGTCAAGCGCGTGGAGGACCTGCGGAACCGGACCCTGCGGGTGAAGGGCACGGCCCGCCAGGTGAAGATCCATTTCGTGGACAACGGCCGGGTGACCGACCGGTACTATTTCCAGACCCACGTGTTCGTGGACGGCGCCAGCCAGGTGAGCTTCCTGTAGATGTCCGCCTCGGCCCGCTTCGTCCTGGTCATGCTCCTGCACACCACGTTCGCGGCGGGGGTGTACCTCATCGGCAAGCCCGCGACCGTGACCATCCCGATCCCCGTCCTGGCCCTGTTCCGGGGGGCGGTGGCGGCGGTGGGCTTCCTGGGCATCGCCCGGGCCCGCGGACTGGACCTGGCCGGAGCCTTCCGCGCGGACCGGCGCGCCTTCCTCCTGGCGGCCTTCCTGGGGGTGGCCGTGAACCAGGTGGTGTTCCTGTACGGGCTCCGGTACACCCTGGGCTCCCACGCCGCCCTCCTCTACGCCCTCACCCCGACCCTGGTGCTGCTGATCGGCTGGGTCCGGGGCGTGGAGCGCCCGAGCCTGCGCAAGGCGGCGGGCATCGCCCTGGCCTTCGGCGGGGTGCTGGCGCTTTTCCTGGACCGCGCCGGCGCGGCCCTGCCGCCGCGCTGGCTCCTGGGGGACCTCCTGGTCCTGGCGGCGGTCCTGGCCTGGGCGGCCTACACCGTGGCGAGCCGGCCCCTGTCCATCCGCCACGGCGCGGCCACGTCCACGGCCCTGGTGATGCTGCTCGGCTTCGCCATGATGCTGCCCCTGGGCTGCCTCGGGCTCGCCGGGTTCCGGCCCTCCGGGGTGCCGGCGGCGGGCTGGGTGGGGGCGGTCTACCTGGGCGTCGTCGCCAGCGTCGTGATGTACCTCCTCTGGGTCCACGCCCTCTCGCTGAAGGAGCCCAGCCGCGTGGCCATCGCCGCCAACGGGCAGCCCGTGCTCACGGCCCTCCTGGCCTGGGCCTTCCTGGGCCAGCCGGTCACCCCGCACTTCCTCCTGGGGGCCGCGCTCGTGGTCTCGGGCGTCGTCCTCAGTCATGCCTGAGGGGACGGCAGGGGTTGGGGCAGGTCGAAGGCGAACTCGGCCCAGGCCCCTTCCTGGCTCTGGGCGTCCATGCGCCCCCCGTGGAGGTTCACGATGCGCCAGGCGGTGTAGAGGCCCACGCCGGTGCCCTTGCGGCCCTGGAGGGCGGGCGTCTGGAGCCGGCTGAACTTCCGGAAGAGGCGGGTGCGCTCCGAGGCGGGGAAGCCGGGCCCCTCGTTCCAGACGGCGAAGGCGATGCGGTCCGGATGGCGTTCGACGGTCACGCGCAGCAGGCCGCCCTCGGCGCCGTATTTCACGGCGTTGCCCAGCAGGTTGACGAGGACGATGCGGATGAGGGAGGGGTCGCAGGCCACGGGGGCGGGGTCCGGAGGCAGGTGGCGCTCCACGCGCATGCGCCGGGCCTCGGCCAGGGGCTGGACGACGTCGAGGGCGGATTCCACCAGGGCGCCCAGGGGCGCCTCCTCGGGCCGGAGGACCATGTGGCCCCCCTCCATGCGGGCCAGGTCCAGGTACTCCCTCACCAGGTCGAGCAGGTAGTTGCCCTTCTCGATGAGGCGGTCGAGCTTCTGGATCTGGCGGGGCTCCAGGTCGCCCAGGTAGCCCCCGGTGAGGACCCGGGCGTCGGTGATCATGCTGGCGACGGGGTTCTTCAGCTCGTGGCTGACGAAGGCGAGCATCTCGTTGTAGGCCTGGTTGGCGGCGGTGAGCTGTTCGATCCGCCAGGCCTTCTCCACGGCCTGGGACAGGCGTTCCGCCAGCTCCATCCACAGCTGGACGTGGTAGGGGGTGTAGGCGCGGGGTTCCCTGGAACTGAGGAAGAGGACGCCCACCGACCGGTCCTTCACCCGCAGGGGGCAGGTGAGGGAACTGCGGACCCCCTCCCGGATGAGCAGCCGGGTGGATTGGCTGCGGGGGTGTTCGGCCAGGTAGCGCGGCAGGTCGTAGATGACCCGGGCGCAGTTGGTCTCCAGGACGCGCTGGAGGCTGCTCCCGGCCAGGTCCTCGTGGTAGCCGTCCCGGAGGAGCACGGGCTCGTACAGGGCGCGGTACCGCTGGGCGACGATGCGGCGGCCCTCGTCCTCGGCCAGGGCCAGGCCGATGCGGTCGCAGGGGTACAGTTCGCGCACCCCCTGGAACAGCAGGTCCAGGAGGTCGTCCAGGGAACTTTCCCCGGCGACCTTCTGGTTGAGCCGGTCGAGGACGGCCTGCTCCTCCGCGTCGAACGCGCGTCCCGGCGCCCCGGTCGGGGCCAGGAAGTGGAGGATCGGGTGGTTGTCCGCCATTTGCCACCAGGATACCCTGTCCCGCAAGGGAAGACGCAACGCCTGAAACTTGGGTCGAAAGGCTGCATATGCGGAAGTTGACAGTTCTGGCCGCCCTCCTCCCATGTCTGCTCGGATGCGGCAGCCGCGGCCTGGGGCCCCGGACCGCGGCGCCGCGCATCCAGGTGGCCTGCACCGTCCAGCCCCAGAGCGCCCTCGTCCACGTGGCCCTGGCCCGCGGCTACTTCGCCGCGGAGGGCCTGGAGGTCAGGCCGACCCTCCACGGATTCGGCAAGGCGGCCCTCCAGGACATGCTGGAGGGCCGGGCCCAGTTCGCCACGGTCGCCGAGACGCCGATCATGTTCAGCGCCCTCAAGGGGGACGACCTCCAGGTGGTGGCCGGGGTGGAGGCGAGCACGCTCAACAACGCCATCATCGCGCGCCGCAGCGCAGGCGTCGCCGTCCCCGCGGCCCTGCGCGGCAAGCGCGTCGCCTTCACCCCCGGCACGACCTCGGAATTCTTCCTGGACTCCATCCTCACCACCCTCGGCCTCACCCGCCGCGACCTGGTGGCCGTCCCCTGCCGGCCGGAGGACATGCAGGACGCCCTCGTTTCCCGCCGCGTGGATGCGGCCTCCTGCTGGAACTACCCCCTCGCCGGCATCCGGCGGGCCCTGGGGACGGACGCCTTCCTCATCCAGGACCGGGAGATCTACACCGAGATCTTCACCCTCGTCGCCCCGCGCTCCTTCATCAACGCCAATCCCGGCGTGGTGCGGAGGTTCCTCCGGGCCCTGCTCCGGGCCGAGAAGGACGTCGCCCGCGACCCCGCGGGGGCCCAGG
Encoded here:
- a CDS encoding ABC transporter substrate-binding protein — its product is MRKLTVLAALLPCLLGCGSRGLGPRTAAPRIQVACTVQPQSALVHVALARGYFAAEGLEVRPTLHGFGKAALQDMLEGRAQFATVAETPIMFSALKGDDLQVVAGVEASTLNNAIIARRSAGVAVPAALRGKRVAFTPGTTSEFFLDSILTTLGLTRRDLVAVPCRPEDMQDALVSRRVDAASCWNYPLAGIRRALGTDAFLIQDREIYTEIFTLVAPRSFINANPGVVRRFLRALLRAEKDVARDPAGAQAVVSRASGAPLELVKEVWGAFDHRLGLDQGLLVALEDETRWAMKNGLVPGGPMPDYRKLLYPDGLRAVAPTAVKL
- the dusB gene encoding tRNA dihydrouridine synthase DusB — translated: MTFPHSSFSIGPHVIQPPLVMAPLHEITDQPFRRMIRQVGGVGLTVSEMISSEALIRHARKAERMMAGEGERPFAMQLAGSVPEHLGEAAALAQAAGADIVDINMGCPASNVTRGGAGSALLRDIRLAEAVVKAVVKAVDVPVTVKMRAGWDNSQKERADYLDFLRMFEANGVRALAIHPRTRAQQYEGHADWSLIARAVEAGTAFPIIGNGDVNTPEDAFRMVAETGCHGVMVGRAALTNPWIFRQILEPGLQVTELQRIELCLDFMRLLQDLLEPREALHKMKKIGGWFTKGIPGGSAFRQNLHEISAPEEILEKLEALRSRAR
- a CDS encoding DMT family transporter, with the translated sequence MSASARFVLVMLLHTTFAAGVYLIGKPATVTIPIPVLALFRGAVAAVGFLGIARARGLDLAGAFRADRRAFLLAAFLGVAVNQVVFLYGLRYTLGSHAALLYALTPTLVLLIGWVRGVERPSLRKAAGIALAFGGVLALFLDRAGAALPPRWLLGDLLVLAAVLAWAAYTVASRPLSIRHGAATSTALVMLLGFAMMLPLGCLGLAGFRPSGVPAAGWVGAVYLGVVASVVMYLLWVHALSLKEPSRVAIAANGQPVLTALLAWAFLGQPVTPHFLLGAALVVSGVVLSHA
- a CDS encoding 5-carboxymethyl-2-hydroxymuconate Delta-isomerase, whose amino-acid sequence is MPHTLLEYTANVAESPDLQAFWERLHRHLEATAPCRIQDIKSRARRCEDFRMGAGGGHAFVHLTIQLMEGRTPETLAQVGQGALALLREAFPRTLAEREADLTVEIRGMRKDSYFKTTSVKAP
- a CDS encoding sensor histidine kinase is translated as MADNHPILHFLAPTGAPGRAFDAEEQAVLDRLNQKVAGESSLDDLLDLLFQGVRELYPCDRIGLALAEDEGRRIVAQRYRALYEPVLLRDGYHEDLAGSSLQRVLETNCARVIYDLPRYLAEHPRSQSTRLLIREGVRSSLTCPLRVKDRSVGVLFLSSREPRAYTPYHVQLWMELAERLSQAVEKAWRIEQLTAANQAYNEMLAFVSHELKNPVASMITDARVLTGGYLGDLEPRQIQKLDRLIEKGNYLLDLVREYLDLARMEGGHMVLRPEEAPLGALVESALDVVQPLAEARRMRVERHLPPDPAPVACDPSLIRIVLVNLLGNAVKYGAEGGLLRVTVERHPDRIAFAVWNEGPGFPASERTRLFRKFSRLQTPALQGRKGTGVGLYTAWRIVNLHGGRMDAQSQEGAWAEFAFDLPQPLPSPQA
- a CDS encoding serine/threonine-protein kinase, whose translation is MAEVENFPNQIGRYEIKGLLGAGAMGAVYLAEDPRIKRKLAIKVVKLNAIGSEQERKEFLARFQREAEVSGVLNDPGIVTIYDVGDSELGPFLAMEYVQGQTLDALMKGGTPLGLREKLTIAAGIAAALDHAHDKGIVHRDVKPGNVMITEDLKPKLMDFGIAKREDASLTQTGTFLGTPSYASPEQIREGTAQAASDVFSFGVLTFELLSGSLPFPGTSINTILYRIVNEAPVEIKPPVEGLLPEAWDRVFAKVLAKDPADRHASCSAFVRDLLEGARDLGRTDRMRLLGGLKPDQAGTQRRVLPPLEAGEDHPEIRSVVAAPRGRAGRYLAAAGALVLLLAAGGYALTRRSGSVQVALETTPAGVRAIVSGKEAGVTPLPLTLRNGEVVRLEKKGYKPLDWRFQGDATPRLSLEPVRTSETIRTYPEGATVVLDTVKLEGTTPLTIPDWDQSVKHDLTCTKGDLGLATTFNEGEAPGSQVFTLAPASQMRATAVAPSVDLKAPGTLRFSAPYPVRVKVDGKDLGEVREGGSLSVPPGSHRLELSNPRVFLRESVTVTLSPGQPTSVGLPGLCSLTVNTFPNSGAVIIDGIPTSVESDGATPIQVVKGRHTVNVQGRSGGNQTVDLTADYKLNMRY